From Verrucomicrobiia bacterium, the proteins below share one genomic window:
- a CDS encoding efflux RND transporter periplasmic adaptor subunit codes for MKTFPWTLPLVAAAAAVFAAVSVVRSHPRREATEPPLGPPQTPFPASIAAVGLVEPSSEPVAVGTALSGVVVAVPVRVGDAVGAGAPLFELDTRALRAERGVREAALAAARRRVDTASSVLDDLNDQRTRAEQLSRTAVISPEELERRRFAVRTAEARLDEVRAEAVAAEAALAVVDTEIERATVRSPIAATVLQVNVRPGEYAAAGPGIRPLAVLGQLDPLHVRVDVDEHEGWRVMPSAAAEARLRGDARKRATLRFVRFEPLVIPKRSLTGDVTERVDTRVLQVIYVVTEVPDAPLFVGQQVDVFIAAAPGS; via the coding sequence ATGAAAACCTTCCCCTGGACGCTGCCTCTAGTCGCAGCCGCCGCGGCCGTGTTTGCCGCCGTGTCGGTGGTTCGCTCCCACCCCCGACGTGAGGCCACCGAGCCACCCCTGGGTCCGCCACAAACCCCATTCCCGGCATCCATCGCCGCCGTCGGTCTGGTGGAACCTTCGAGCGAGCCCGTCGCGGTCGGCACCGCGCTTTCGGGAGTGGTGGTGGCCGTGCCGGTCCGCGTTGGCGATGCCGTCGGGGCCGGGGCACCCCTCTTTGAACTTGATACGCGGGCCTTGCGCGCCGAGCGCGGCGTGCGGGAAGCCGCGCTGGCCGCAGCCCGACGCCGGGTGGACACCGCGAGCAGCGTCCTGGACGACCTGAACGACCAAAGGACCCGTGCGGAGCAGTTGTCGCGGACCGCCGTGATCAGCCCCGAGGAACTGGAGCGACGCCGGTTTGCCGTGCGCACCGCGGAAGCCCGCCTGGATGAGGTCCGCGCCGAGGCGGTCGCCGCTGAAGCCGCGCTGGCGGTTGTGGACACCGAGATTGAGCGCGCCACGGTCCGTTCGCCCATCGCCGCCACCGTGCTCCAGGTCAACGTGCGCCCGGGAGAGTACGCGGCTGCCGGACCAGGCATCCGGCCACTGGCAGTCCTGGGCCAGCTGGATCCGCTTCACGTCCGGGTGGACGTGGACGAGCATGAGGGATGGCGGGTGATGCCCTCGGCCGCTGCCGAGGCCCGGCTCCGCGGCGACGCCCGGAAACGCGCAACCCTGCGGTTCGTCCGCTTCGAGCCGTTGGTCATTCCCAAACGTTCCCTCACCGGGGACGTCACGGAACGGGTGGACACCCGCGTCCTGCAGGTCATCTATGTCGTCACCGAAGTCCCGGACGCTCCACTCTTCGTCGGGCAGCAGGTGGATGTGTTCATCGCGGCCGCGCCCGGGTCGTGA
- a CDS encoding acetylxylan esterase: MRRAGLLGAGAVAFLTMNAAEGIPINEDESQVPPYTLPNPLVFESGRVITQKSSWPWRRLELLELFRDHVYGRTPRGLYRGSARVVSIDRNALDGLATRKLVRIPLTRREPGPVLDLLLYLPNGVSDPVPVFLGYNFDGNHTVTADPAVPLPSGWVPNRPRSGITDNRAQEVSRGADAAAWPIEKILQRGYGLATMYYGDVEPDHDTGWREGLRGAVARGGDRHEFGPSEWGAIAAWAWGLSRAMDYLRTDPGVDGRRVALIGHSRLGKTALWAGAQDERFALVISNQSGEGGAALARRWYGETVWRINTSFPHWFCGRFKDYNTNVPALPVDQHELIALCAPRPVYVGSAEDDRWADPRGEFLSLVGAEPVYTLYGVPGLGVAEMPPVNTSVGETLGYHVRTGQHALTAYDWEFYLDFADRHLKAPSPPRASR, encoded by the coding sequence ATCCGGAGGGCAGGTCTGCTGGGCGCAGGAGCAGTCGCATTCTTGACGATGAACGCCGCCGAGGGGATCCCCATCAACGAAGACGAATCCCAGGTCCCCCCGTACACGCTGCCCAACCCGCTGGTGTTTGAGTCCGGCCGGGTGATCACCCAAAAGTCGTCCTGGCCGTGGAGGCGTCTCGAACTCCTCGAATTGTTCAGGGACCACGTCTACGGACGCACCCCACGCGGCCTGTATCGTGGAAGCGCCAGGGTCGTGTCCATTGATCGCAACGCACTCGACGGTTTGGCAACGCGGAAGCTTGTCCGCATCCCGTTGACCCGAAGGGAACCGGGTCCGGTCCTGGATCTGCTCCTGTACCTGCCCAACGGGGTGTCCGATCCGGTGCCCGTGTTCCTGGGGTACAATTTTGACGGCAACCATACCGTCACGGCCGATCCCGCCGTGCCCCTGCCCTCGGGCTGGGTTCCAAACCGGCCCCGTTCGGGCATCACCGACAACCGGGCCCAGGAGGTCTCCCGGGGTGCCGATGCCGCCGCGTGGCCGATCGAAAAGATTCTTCAGCGGGGTTACGGGCTGGCCACGATGTATTACGGAGACGTCGAACCGGACCACGACACCGGGTGGCGCGAGGGCCTGCGCGGGGCCGTCGCCCGGGGTGGCGACCGTCATGAGTTCGGCCCGTCCGAATGGGGGGCGATCGCCGCATGGGCCTGGGGATTGAGCCGCGCGATGGACTATTTGCGGACGGATCCGGGAGTGGACGGCCGCCGGGTGGCCCTGATCGGCCACTCGCGCCTGGGCAAGACGGCGCTCTGGGCGGGAGCCCAGGACGAACGATTTGCACTCGTGATCTCCAATCAGTCCGGCGAGGGCGGCGCCGCCCTCGCCCGCCGGTGGTACGGCGAGACGGTCTGGCGCATCAACACCAGCTTCCCCCACTGGTTTTGCGGACGCTTCAAGGACTACAACACCAATGTGCCCGCCCTCCCGGTGGACCAGCACGAACTCATCGCGCTGTGCGCGCCCCGTCCGGTCTATGTGGGCAGCGCCGAGGACGACCGCTGGGCCGATCCCCGGGGGGAGTTCCTCAGCCTGGTGGGTGCGGAGCCGGTGTACACGCTTTACGGGGTGCCCGGGCTTGGCGTCGCCGAGATGCCGCCCGTGAACACCTCCGTCGGCGAGACGCTGGGCTATCATGTGCGCACCGGACAACACGCGCTGACGGCCTACGACTGGGAGTTCTATCTCGACTTCGCGGACCGCCATCTGAAGGCCCCCTCCCCTCCCAGGGCCTCCCGCTGA
- a CDS encoding ABC transporter ATP-binding protein translates to MNRIPPAVACRGLRKQFGTGDTRVDVLRGVDFEAAPGEMTFLLGPSGCGKTTLISVIAGLLDSTEGDVELFGHAVERLTPGERVRFRRRHLGFVFQQYNLLPSLTASENAAVPLLAAGVRRREALPRARDLLTRLGLADRLDTIPSRLSGGQQQRVALARALIHEPRLIVCDEPTAALDHATGESVMEQLAGAALAADRAVIVVTHDTRVLHFADAIARMDDGRILGVDRGMHPEPKRHTH, encoded by the coding sequence ATGAACCGGATCCCTCCCGCAGTGGCCTGTCGCGGACTGCGCAAGCAGTTCGGAACCGGGGACACCCGCGTGGACGTGCTGCGGGGCGTGGACTTCGAGGCGGCCCCCGGGGAGATGACGTTCCTGCTCGGACCGAGCGGCTGCGGCAAAACCACGCTGATCTCGGTCATCGCCGGTCTCCTCGACAGCACGGAGGGCGACGTGGAGCTTTTTGGGCACGCTGTGGAACGGCTTACCCCCGGGGAACGCGTGCGGTTCCGCCGACGACATCTCGGATTCGTCTTTCAACAATACAACCTCCTTCCGTCGCTCACCGCGTCGGAGAACGCAGCCGTCCCCCTGCTCGCGGCCGGCGTCCGGCGTCGCGAGGCGCTGCCCCGCGCCCGGGATCTTCTGACCCGGCTCGGGCTTGCAGACCGCCTCGACACCATCCCCTCCCGGTTGTCCGGCGGCCAGCAGCAGCGGGTGGCCCTCGCCCGGGCCTTGATTCACGAGCCGCGCCTCATTGTCTGCGACGAACCGACCGCCGCCCTGGATCACGCCACCGGTGAGTCGGTCATGGAGCAACTCGCCGGCGCCGCCCTGGCCGCCGACCGCGCGGTGATCGTGGTCACCCACGACACCCGGGTGCTGCATTTCGCCGACGCCATCGCACGGATGGATGACGGCCGGATCCTCGGCGTGGATCGCGGCATGCATCCGGAACCGAAGCGCCACACTCACTGA
- a CDS encoding FtsX-like permease family protein: MNWVAWQMLTHERAKYLGLVFAIAFSTFLLENQTSIFAGILKRTASQILDVTDAEVWVMDPVTEYFEETKALRDTALHRVRGVPGVAWAVRLYKGMPVARTPGGRFAQTVVLGLDDATLVGAPRRMVMGSWARLQAPDSVVLDRAGHQLLFPGEPLQIGRRLELNDHAVTVVGISEASAPFSSFPVIHTRYSVALHFQGPERNQMAYVLARPSSESSPGALCAAIQAQTGLRARTTEEFAWDCIRYYLRNTGIPVNFGITIGIALIVGTVVAGQTFYLFTVENLRQFGTLKAIGVGNGRLVLMVLLQGGAVGLIGFAIGTGMAAAFFEATQHLVATRGIILMLPSVLLTGGCMVFVVLLASLLSLRRVLVLEPASVFRA, translated from the coding sequence ATGAACTGGGTCGCGTGGCAGATGCTGACGCACGAGCGCGCCAAATACCTCGGGCTCGTGTTCGCCATCGCCTTCAGCACCTTCCTCCTGGAGAACCAGACCTCGATCTTTGCGGGCATCCTGAAGCGGACTGCGAGTCAGATCCTCGACGTGACGGATGCGGAGGTCTGGGTGATGGACCCGGTGACCGAGTACTTCGAGGAGACAAAGGCACTCCGGGACACGGCACTCCACCGGGTGCGCGGTGTGCCGGGGGTCGCCTGGGCGGTGCGGCTTTACAAGGGCATGCCGGTGGCGCGGACGCCCGGGGGACGCTTCGCGCAGACCGTCGTCCTGGGGCTTGACGACGCCACGCTGGTCGGTGCTCCGCGCCGGATGGTGATGGGGTCGTGGGCGCGTCTGCAGGCGCCCGACTCGGTGGTCCTGGATCGCGCGGGGCACCAACTGCTCTTCCCGGGCGAACCGCTCCAGATCGGTCGCCGCCTCGAACTCAACGACCATGCGGTCACCGTGGTGGGCATCTCCGAGGCGTCGGCGCCGTTCTCCAGTTTCCCGGTGATCCACACCCGGTACAGCGTTGCCCTCCATTTTCAGGGCCCGGAACGCAACCAGATGGCCTACGTGCTCGCGCGTCCATCATCGGAATCCAGCCCCGGCGCCCTGTGCGCGGCGATTCAGGCCCAGACCGGATTGCGAGCGCGTACCACCGAGGAGTTCGCATGGGATTGCATCCGGTACTACCTCCGGAACACGGGCATCCCGGTCAATTTCGGCATCACCATCGGGATCGCCCTCATTGTCGGCACCGTGGTGGCCGGGCAGACCTTCTACCTGTTCACCGTCGAAAACCTGCGGCAGTTCGGAACGCTCAAGGCCATCGGTGTCGGCAACGGCCGCCTCGTATTGATGGTGCTGCTGCAAGGCGGTGCGGTGGGCCTGATCGGCTTCGCGATCGGCACCGGCATGGCCGCCGCCTTCTTCGAGGCCACCCAGCACCTCGTTGCCACCCGCGGCATCATCCTGATGCTCCCATCGGTGCTGCTCACCGGGGGCTGCATGGTGTTCGTCGTCCTGCTCGCCAGCCTGCTCAGCCTGCGCCGCGTGCTTGTTCTGGAACCCGCCAGCGTTTTCCGCGCATGA
- a CDS encoding pyridoxal phosphate-dependent aminotransferase, whose amino-acid sequence MQLPIAHRAASLTPSVTLAIDARAKQMKAEGLDVVGFGAGEPDFDTPQHIKDAAAAALAAGFTKYTPSSGIPELRQAIADKFLRENGLRFEPSQIIVSNGGKHSCYNAILATCQEGDEVLIPAPYWLSYPEMVKLAGATPVILPTSDRTEFKVTPDQLRAAITPRSRLFILNSPSNPTGTVYSPEEVRALGDVCVERGVLILSDEIYEHLLYDGAQHRSVAGFSPTHAAQTIIVHGFAKAWSMTGWRLGFLAAPGPVAKAIDAIQSHSTSNPCSFAQKGGLAALTGPQDHLPGWLAEFARRRTLAWERLNAIPGITCVNSRGAFYLFPNISGTGLRSAEFCARLLDEERVAAVPGIAFGADAYIRLSYATNLASIEKGLERMERFVRRLMGA is encoded by the coding sequence ATGCAACTCCCGATCGCGCACCGTGCGGCCTCGCTTACACCGTCCGTCACCCTCGCCATTGACGCGCGGGCCAAGCAGATGAAGGCGGAAGGCCTGGACGTCGTGGGCTTCGGCGCCGGCGAACCGGACTTTGACACCCCTCAGCACATCAAGGATGCCGCCGCGGCCGCGCTGGCCGCCGGATTCACGAAGTATACGCCGAGTTCGGGCATCCCCGAACTGCGCCAGGCCATTGCCGACAAGTTTCTCCGGGAGAACGGTCTCCGGTTCGAGCCGTCCCAGATCATCGTGAGCAACGGCGGGAAGCACTCCTGCTACAACGCGATCCTGGCCACCTGCCAGGAGGGGGATGAGGTGTTGATTCCGGCGCCCTACTGGCTGAGCTATCCCGAAATGGTGAAGCTGGCGGGTGCCACCCCGGTGATCCTGCCCACCAGCGACCGCACCGAGTTCAAGGTCACCCCCGATCAATTGCGCGCCGCGATCACACCGCGCAGCCGGCTTTTCATCCTCAACTCGCCGAGCAACCCCACCGGCACCGTGTATTCGCCTGAGGAAGTCCGCGCGCTCGGAGACGTGTGCGTCGAACGGGGCGTGCTGATCCTGAGCGACGAGATCTACGAGCACCTGCTCTATGACGGTGCGCAACACCGGTCGGTGGCCGGCTTCAGCCCGACCCACGCGGCCCAGACCATCATCGTGCACGGGTTCGCCAAGGCCTGGAGCATGACCGGGTGGCGCCTGGGATTCCTGGCGGCCCCCGGGCCGGTTGCGAAGGCGATTGACGCCATACAGTCGCACAGCACGAGCAACCCCTGTTCCTTCGCCCAGAAGGGCGGCCTGGCGGCATTGACCGGCCCGCAGGACCACCTGCCCGGGTGGCTCGCCGAATTTGCCCGGCGCCGCACGCTCGCCTGGGAACGGTTGAATGCCATCCCCGGCATCACCTGTGTCAACAGCCGGGGCGCCTTCTACCTGTTCCCAAACATCAGCGGGACCGGGCTGCGCTCCGCCGAGTTTTGCGCCCGTCTGCTCGATGAGGAACGCGTGGCGGCCGTGCCAGGAATCGCCTTTGGCGCGGACGCGTACATCCGCCTCAGCTACGCCACGAACCTGGCCAGCATTGAGAAGGGTTTGGAACGGATGGAGCGGTTTGTGCGGCGGCTCATGGGGGCCTGA
- a CDS encoding bifunctional folylpolyglutamate synthase/dihydrofolate synthase, whose amino-acid sequence MSPAAALEYLASLGQFGMQPGLETTRRLCAAAGNPESGLRFIHVAGTNGKGSVCAFLDCVYRTAGYRVGLYTSPHLVRFGERIRINGAPLSNEALAGSVAAFREIAGRCPGPSPTLFEAATVMALREFAAASVDVAIWETGLGGRLDATNVVMPLATVVTNVGLDHQHILGSTLDRIAAEKAGIFKPGVPALTAAEDPDARAVLEYRARELDAPFLAVGAPEAAALTVAPGLRGAHQRLNAALAAATIRMLRVWLPVGDDALREGLASTRWPGRLQEIRRGSQILVLDGAHNLPAVLAVKAALTEVLPGVRPTVIVGMLADKDWRSMIRELTPLAGRLITVPVDSHRSVSPGELKAAVIATGMGRPVRAATSLDEALRWAVSDPAVLLTGSLYLIGEALERLEATGSVPAGERSLNEWTPPGIVSTIRSRSTPTG is encoded by the coding sequence GTGTCGCCCGCTGCTGCACTGGAATACCTCGCGTCCCTTGGGCAGTTCGGAATGCAACCCGGACTGGAAACCACCCGCCGTCTGTGCGCCGCCGCCGGCAATCCCGAGAGCGGTCTGCGCTTCATTCACGTCGCGGGTACCAACGGGAAGGGTTCGGTGTGTGCCTTCCTCGACTGCGTCTACCGGACGGCAGGCTACCGGGTGGGACTCTACACCTCCCCCCATCTGGTCCGGTTCGGTGAACGCATCCGCATCAATGGCGCTCCCCTCTCCAATGAGGCGCTGGCCGGAAGCGTGGCGGCATTCCGGGAGATCGCCGGGCGTTGTCCGGGTCCATCCCCCACCTTGTTTGAGGCGGCCACGGTCATGGCCTTGCGGGAGTTCGCCGCCGCTTCGGTGGATGTCGCGATTTGGGAAACGGGGCTCGGGGGCCGGCTGGACGCCACCAATGTGGTCATGCCCCTCGCCACCGTGGTCACCAATGTCGGGCTGGACCACCAGCACATCCTGGGTTCCACCCTCGACAGAATCGCGGCCGAGAAGGCGGGGATCTTCAAGCCGGGCGTTCCGGCGTTGACGGCCGCCGAGGATCCGGATGCGCGGGCCGTCCTGGAGTACCGCGCCCGGGAACTCGACGCCCCGTTTCTCGCCGTCGGCGCGCCCGAGGCCGCTGCGTTGACCGTCGCGCCCGGCCTTCGAGGAGCCCACCAGCGCCTGAATGCCGCACTGGCGGCGGCCACGATCCGCATGCTTCGGGTGTGGCTTCCGGTGGGTGACGACGCCCTCCGCGAGGGACTGGCATCCACGCGGTGGCCCGGACGCCTTCAGGAGATCCGTCGTGGTTCCCAAATCCTGGTGCTGGATGGCGCGCATAATCTGCCGGCGGTCCTGGCCGTGAAGGCCGCCCTTACGGAGGTTCTCCCCGGGGTTCGTCCCACCGTCATTGTGGGCATGCTCGCGGACAAGGACTGGCGGTCCATGATCCGGGAGCTCACCCCCCTGGCCGGCCGCCTCATCACCGTACCGGTGGACAGCCACCGCAGCGTCAGCCCCGGTGAACTGAAGGCGGCAGTGATCGCGACCGGGATGGGAAGACCGGTCCGGGCCGCCACCTCGCTGGATGAGGCGTTGCGCTGGGCGGTGTCCGACCCCGCGGTGCTGCTCACCGGCTCGCTGTACCTCATCGGCGAGGCACTGGAACGGCTGGAGGCAACCGGCAGCGTGCCGGCGGGAGAGCGGTCACTCAACGAGTGGACCCCGCCCGGCATCGTCTCCACGATCCGCTCCCGTTCCACGCCAACCGGTTGA
- a CDS encoding fused MFS/spermidine synthase, with amino-acid sequence MPLLSRAQRRFLYLTALVNGAAIMIVEILGAKMLAPYLGTSHFVWTAQIGMAMVSLAAGYYLGGRLSDAAAGLNRLYAAMLAAAAYLALTVIGVRPVAEKCLDLPLPVGSLLASMFLFFVPLSLLAMTAPFLVRFLTHQLQQVGGAVGRLTSLSTVGSLLGTALIGYLLIPLMPNSLTMALTAALVAVVAVAHFVVWGRRAGAATAAAAAVALLATLGVRRDLRLEYSHVKQLHRGNSNFGQLQVMETSSGSRRFYVNDYLIQNTYIPQTRQSASVFTYALHGLARMHVEPLRSVLCIGLGIGIVPAQLAREGVQVDVVEINPAVVPVAEQFFDLDPSVMNLTIGDGRQFLNRCTNRYDAILLDAFLGDSSPAHLMTREAFETMREVLLPGGVLVINCFGETRQGKDFFLASLMKTLRAVFPHVALHAAEGGNAFFAASTSPLQVHQRVDPRTVHPVVREEVVRVLSRTQETDPGHGRILTDDFNPVEFHDAANRERLRRNLARGMQEL; translated from the coding sequence TTGCCGCTGCTCAGTCGCGCCCAGCGGCGCTTTCTGTACCTGACCGCCCTCGTCAACGGGGCGGCCATCATGATCGTGGAAATTCTGGGGGCAAAAATGCTGGCACCCTACCTGGGCACCTCGCACTTCGTGTGGACCGCCCAGATCGGCATGGCGATGGTCTCGCTGGCGGCCGGCTACTACCTGGGGGGGCGTCTGTCGGATGCCGCTGCGGGTTTGAACCGGCTCTACGCGGCCATGCTGGCCGCCGCCGCATACCTCGCCCTCACGGTGATCGGCGTGCGTCCCGTCGCGGAGAAGTGTCTGGATCTGCCGCTGCCCGTGGGATCGTTGCTCGCCTCGATGTTCCTGTTTTTTGTGCCCCTGTCATTGCTGGCGATGACCGCGCCGTTCCTGGTGCGATTTCTCACCCATCAACTGCAGCAGGTCGGCGGCGCCGTGGGCAGGCTGACGTCGCTGAGCACCGTGGGCAGCCTTCTTGGGACGGCTCTGATCGGGTATCTCCTCATCCCGCTGATGCCCAATTCGCTCACGATGGCATTAACCGCAGCCCTGGTGGCCGTCGTGGCGGTGGCCCACTTCGTCGTCTGGGGCCGGCGTGCAGGCGCGGCAACGGCCGCGGCCGCCGCCGTCGCCCTGCTGGCAACCCTCGGGGTGCGTCGGGACCTGCGGCTGGAATATTCCCATGTGAAGCAGCTCCACCGGGGCAACTCGAACTTCGGCCAGCTCCAGGTGATGGAGACGTCGTCCGGCTCCCGCCGGTTCTACGTCAACGACTACCTCATCCAGAACACCTACATTCCGCAGACCCGACAAAGCGCCTCGGTGTTCACCTACGCCCTGCACGGGCTGGCCCGAATGCACGTGGAGCCGCTCCGCTCGGTGCTGTGCATCGGCCTCGGGATCGGCATCGTGCCAGCCCAACTCGCGCGGGAGGGGGTCCAGGTGGACGTTGTTGAGATCAATCCGGCTGTCGTTCCCGTCGCCGAGCAGTTCTTCGACCTCGACCCGTCGGTGATGAACCTGACAATTGGCGACGGCCGCCAGTTCCTGAACCGCTGCACGAACCGGTACGACGCGATCCTGCTCGACGCGTTCCTGGGCGACTCGTCGCCCGCCCACCTCATGACCCGCGAGGCCTTCGAGACGATGCGCGAAGTGCTCCTGCCCGGGGGCGTGCTGGTGATCAACTGCTTCGGGGAGACACGCCAGGGGAAGGATTTCTTCCTCGCCTCCCTGATGAAGACCCTGCGCGCCGTGTTCCCGCACGTGGCGCTGCACGCCGCGGAGGGCGGCAACGCCTTCTTCGCCGCCTCGACATCGCCGCTGCAGGTGCACCAGCGGGTGGATCCGCGAACCGTCCATCCGGTGGTCCGCGAGGAGGTCGTGCGGGTGTTGTCCCGCACGCAGGAGACGGATCCAGGTCACGGACGGATCCTGACCGACGATTTCAACCCGGTGGAGTTCCACGATGCGGCCAACCGCGAGCGCCTGCGCCGCAATCTGGCCCGCGGCATGCAGGAATTGTAG
- a CDS encoding TetR/AcrR family transcriptional regulator — translation MGTGERRTREREAREALMVEHAGRLLLRDGFQGLNLDELARAIEYAKGTIYQHFESKEDLALAVATRELKERADLFERAAGFTGRSRERMRAVGVACIQFAIAHPTYFQIDLMLHARSFWEDASAARREAHGREGERCLRVLERIATEAQEAGDLPATPAAGVVCFSLIAITMGSHAMALEPDIQRLCRLSDPTAATRFNQALVCDALGWRPLLSEWDYAATDRRIRAEVFPEAGWLSPPPGRPKRRTVA, via the coding sequence GTGGGCACTGGGGAACGCAGGACTCGGGAGCGCGAGGCGCGCGAGGCGCTGATGGTGGAGCATGCCGGGCGGTTGCTGCTGCGGGACGGCTTTCAGGGACTGAACCTCGACGAACTGGCCCGGGCCATCGAGTACGCCAAGGGGACGATCTACCAGCATTTCGAGAGCAAGGAGGACCTGGCCCTGGCTGTGGCCACTCGGGAGCTGAAGGAGCGGGCGGACTTGTTTGAGCGGGCGGCCGGCTTCACCGGACGCAGCCGCGAGCGCATGCGCGCCGTGGGCGTGGCGTGCATCCAGTTCGCCATCGCGCATCCCACCTATTTCCAGATTGATCTGATGCTGCACGCCCGGTCGTTCTGGGAGGATGCCTCGGCCGCGCGACGCGAGGCCCATGGCCGCGAGGGGGAGCGCTGTCTCCGGGTTCTGGAGCGCATTGCGACGGAGGCGCAGGAGGCAGGGGACCTTCCGGCCACGCCTGCCGCGGGCGTGGTCTGCTTCAGTCTGATCGCGATCACAATGGGGAGTCACGCCATGGCGTTGGAGCCCGACATCCAGCGGCTGTGCCGGTTGTCCGATCCCACCGCGGCCACCCGGTTCAACCAGGCTCTCGTCTGCGATGCGCTCGGATGGCGCCCCCTGCTCTCCGAATGGGATTATGCCGCCACCGACCGGCGGATCCGGGCGGAGGTGTTTCCCGAGGCCGGGTGGCTCTCCCCGCCCCCGGGACGCCCAAAGAGGAGGACCGTCGCATGA